The Frankiaceae bacterium genome has a window encoding:
- a CDS encoding glutamate ABC transporter substrate-binding protein, whose translation MRSRRLLTLAVAAALTFGTVACGDDDGGSDGVGTGGDKNFAAGSTMEKLNKAGKVKIGTKFDQPLFGLKGVSGKVEGFDVEIAKMIAAELGIAESGIEFVESISKNREDFIINGTVDFVVATYTINDDRKTKVAFAGPYYTAGQDILVKKDNTTITGKDSLAGKKVCSATGSTPAERIKTEIPTAKLTLLGTYTECVEALRNGQVEAVSTDNVILLGLIEQAPDEFKLVNAPFSTEPYGIGVKKDDTDFRNFINDILEKSYTDGRYKAAYDKALGKVQPTMPTPPPVDRY comes from the coding sequence ATGCGCTCACGCAGGTTGCTCACGCTGGCGGTCGCCGCCGCCCTCACGTTCGGCACGGTCGCCTGTGGCGACGACGACGGTGGCTCGGACGGCGTCGGCACCGGAGGCGACAAGAACTTCGCCGCCGGGTCGACGATGGAGAAGCTGAACAAGGCCGGCAAGGTCAAGATCGGCACGAAGTTCGACCAGCCGCTGTTCGGCCTCAAGGGCGTCTCCGGCAAGGTCGAGGGCTTCGACGTCGAGATCGCGAAGATGATCGCGGCGGAGCTCGGCATCGCCGAGAGCGGCATCGAGTTCGTCGAGTCGATCTCGAAGAACCGCGAGGACTTCATCATCAACGGCACCGTCGACTTCGTCGTCGCGACGTACACCATCAACGACGACCGCAAGACGAAGGTCGCCTTCGCCGGGCCGTACTACACCGCCGGCCAGGACATCCTCGTGAAGAAGGACAACACGACGATCACCGGCAAGGACAGCCTCGCCGGCAAGAAGGTCTGCTCCGCGACCGGCTCCACCCCGGCCGAGCGGATCAAGACCGAGATCCCGACGGCCAAGCTCACGCTCCTCGGCACGTACACCGAGTGCGTCGAGGCGCTGCGCAACGGCCAGGTCGAGGCCGTGTCGACCGACAACGTCATCCTGCTCGGCCTCATCGAGCAGGCGCCCGACGAGTTCAAGCTGGTCAACGCGCCGTTCAGCACCGAGCCGTACGGCATCGGCGTGAAGAAGGACGACACCGACTTCCGCAACTTCATCAACGACATCCTCGAGAAGTCGTACACCGACGGCCGCTACAAGGCCGCGTACGACAAGGCGCTCGGCAAGGTCCAGCCGACCATGCCGACCCCGCCGCCGGTCGACCGCTACTAG
- a CDS encoding amino acid ABC transporter ATP-binding protein has protein sequence MAGGPLVLMEKVNKHFGPLHVLRDIDLTVDRGEVVVIIGPSGSGKSTLCRTINRLEPIQSGRIEIDGVPLPEEGKALARLRADVGMVFQSFNLFAHKTVLGNVTLGPVKARKVSKADAERRAMELLDRVGIAGKAHAYPAELSGGQQQRAAIARALAMDPKLLLFDEPTSALDPEFIQEVLEVMTELAADGMTMLVITHEMGFARGVAKRVVFMDEGRIVEQAPPDQFFSAPESERARDFLSKILPH, from the coding sequence ATGGCAGGCGGACCCCTCGTGCTCATGGAGAAGGTGAACAAGCACTTCGGGCCCCTGCACGTCCTCCGCGACATCGACCTCACGGTCGACCGCGGCGAGGTCGTCGTCATCATCGGGCCGTCCGGCTCCGGCAAGTCGACGCTCTGCCGCACGATCAACAGGCTCGAGCCGATCCAGAGCGGCCGCATCGAGATCGACGGCGTGCCGCTGCCCGAGGAGGGCAAGGCGCTGGCGCGGCTGCGCGCCGACGTGGGGATGGTGTTCCAGAGCTTCAACCTGTTCGCGCACAAGACCGTTCTCGGCAACGTCACGCTGGGACCGGTCAAGGCGCGCAAGGTCTCCAAGGCCGACGCCGAACGCCGCGCCATGGAGCTGCTCGACCGCGTGGGGATCGCCGGCAAGGCGCACGCGTACCCGGCCGAGCTGTCCGGCGGTCAGCAGCAGCGCGCGGCCATCGCCCGCGCGCTCGCGATGGACCCCAAGCTGCTGCTGTTCGACGAGCCGACGTCCGCGCTCGACCCGGAGTTCATCCAGGAGGTCCTGGAGGTGATGACGGAGCTGGCCGCGGACGGCATGACGATGCTCGTCATCACGCACGAGATGGGCTTCGCGCGCGGGGTCGCGAAGCGTGTGGTGTTCATGGACGAGGGGCGGATCGTGGAGCAGGCGCCGCCCGACCAGTTCTTCAGCGCGCCCGAGAGCGAACGGGCACGCGACTTCCTGTCCAAGATCCTGCCCCACTAG
- a CDS encoding alkaline phosphatase PhoX — protein sequence MRIPPGGTFDGPDNVVTSPYGGMFLCEDGDGASYVVGVDDTGSLYPFAFNALNDSEFAGACFDRTGQTMFVNVQSPGATFAITGPWTSRSRHRRA from the coding sequence GTGCGCATCCCGCCGGGCGGGACGTTCGACGGCCCGGACAACGTCGTGACGTCGCCGTACGGCGGCATGTTCCTCTGCGAGGACGGCGACGGCGCGAGCTACGTCGTCGGCGTGGACGACACCGGCTCGCTGTACCCCTTCGCGTTCAACGCCCTCAACGACAGCGAGTTCGCCGGCGCGTGCTTCGACAGGACCGGGCAGACGATGTTCGTCAACGTGCAGAGCCCGGGCGCGACGTTCGCGATCACGGGGCCGTGGACGAGCCGGAGCCGCCACCGCCGCGCCTGA
- a CDS encoding aquaporin, whose protein sequence is MTRLRPALAELVGTLLLVTAVVGSGIAAERLTDDDGVRLLVNAFATAGALVAVLLALGAVSGAHLNPAVTAADAALGRRPWADLLTYVPAQVIGACGGAVLANLMFGVPAVALSTHDRAGAGTFLAEVVATAGLVLVVFGVVRSGRAASAPYAVAAYIAGAYFFTASTSFANPAVTIGRMLSDTFAGIAPGSVAAFVAAQAIGAAAGTGLVHVLYPKEPS, encoded by the coding sequence GTGACCCGTCTCCGCCCGGCCCTCGCGGAGCTCGTCGGCACCCTCCTCCTCGTCACGGCCGTGGTCGGGTCGGGCATCGCGGCGGAGCGCCTGACGGACGACGACGGCGTACGGCTGCTCGTCAACGCGTTCGCCACGGCCGGCGCCCTCGTCGCAGTCCTGCTGGCGCTCGGCGCGGTCTCCGGTGCGCACCTCAACCCGGCCGTCACCGCCGCCGACGCCGCGCTCGGGCGGCGGCCGTGGGCCGACCTGCTGACGTACGTCCCCGCGCAGGTCATCGGCGCCTGCGGCGGCGCCGTGCTCGCCAACCTGATGTTCGGCGTGCCGGCCGTCGCGCTGTCGACGCACGATCGGGCGGGCGCCGGCACGTTCCTCGCCGAGGTCGTCGCGACCGCCGGGCTGGTGCTCGTGGTGTTCGGCGTGGTGCGCTCGGGGCGCGCGGCGTCGGCGCCGTACGCCGTGGCGGCGTACATCGCGGGCGCGTACTTCTTCACCGCCTCGACGTCGTTCGCCAACCCGGCGGTGACGATCGGCCGGATGCTGTCGGACACGTTCGCGGGCATCGCGCCGGGCTCGGTGGCGGCGTTCGTCGCGGCCCAGGCGATCGGGGCCGCCGCCGGCACCGGGCTCGTCCACGTCCTCTACCCGAAGGAGCCGTCGTGA
- a CDS encoding class I SAM-dependent methyltransferase gives MSDYRTVNRANWDERVPAHVASRSYGLDRFRTDPAYLSDVVTYDLPRLGDVRGLRGVHLQCHIGTDTVSLARLGARMSGLDFSAPAVAAATALAGELGLDVDFHQADVYDAVDVLGAAAYDLVFTGIGALCWLPDVARWARVVAGLLKPGGRLFLREGHPVLWALDEERTDRLLVLDYPYFEQAEPLVWDEPGTYVDTDVEFAHTVTHVWNHGLGEIVTALLDAGMELTQLVEHDSVPWEALPGRMERVEVNEWRLADRPQRLPHTYTLQAVKRG, from the coding sequence ATGAGCGACTACCGCACCGTCAACCGCGCCAACTGGGACGAGCGCGTGCCCGCCCACGTCGCGTCGCGGAGCTACGGGCTCGACCGCTTCCGTACGGATCCGGCGTACCTCAGCGACGTCGTGACGTACGACCTCCCGCGGCTCGGCGACGTCCGCGGGCTGCGCGGCGTGCACCTGCAGTGCCACATCGGGACCGACACCGTCTCGCTCGCGCGGCTCGGCGCGCGGATGAGCGGGCTCGACTTCTCGGCGCCCGCGGTCGCCGCGGCCACCGCGCTCGCGGGCGAGCTCGGGCTCGACGTGGACTTCCACCAGGCCGACGTCTACGACGCCGTCGACGTGCTGGGCGCGGCGGCGTACGACCTCGTGTTCACCGGCATCGGCGCGCTCTGCTGGCTGCCCGACGTCGCGCGCTGGGCGCGGGTCGTGGCCGGCCTGCTGAAGCCGGGCGGGCGGCTGTTCCTGCGCGAGGGGCACCCGGTGCTGTGGGCGCTCGACGAGGAACGGACCGACCGGCTGCTGGTCCTCGACTACCCGTACTTCGAGCAGGCCGAGCCGCTGGTGTGGGACGAGCCGGGGACGTACGTCGACACCGACGTGGAGTTCGCCCACACCGTGACGCACGTCTGGAACCACGGCCTCGGCGAGATCGTCACCGCGCTGCTCGACGCCGGCATGGAGCTGACCCAGCTCGTCGAGCACGACAGCGTGCCGTGGGAGGCGCTGCCCGGCCGGATGGAGCGGGTCGAGGTCAACGAGTGGCGCCTCGCCGACCGCCCCCAGCGCCTGCCGCACACGTACACGCTGCAGGCCGTCAAGCGCGGCTGA
- a CDS encoding signal peptidase I encodes MRAAAVVVRRAAGAAVVAAALAALLVSLAVRMDVLRVSRVLTGSMAPMVPAGSLAATRPLDATSIRTGDVVMFRPPAPFDTGTPVVHRVIDATTENGDVLVHTKGDANEAEDPWTLNASKSTVHELAWSSLTAGRVADVVARAGGSLLLSVVVGLVALRVLVLMWRPRGRGRHREPRGVRWLRDAAAV; translated from the coding sequence ATGCGCGCTGCCGCTGTCGTCGTCCGCCGCGCCGCCGGCGCGGCCGTCGTCGCCGCCGCCCTCGCGGCGCTGCTGGTCAGCCTCGCGGTCCGGATGGACGTGCTGCGGGTCTCGCGGGTGCTCACCGGCTCGATGGCGCCGATGGTGCCCGCCGGCTCGCTCGCCGCGACGCGACCGCTGGACGCGACCTCGATCCGTACCGGCGACGTGGTGATGTTCCGGCCGCCGGCGCCGTTCGACACCGGCACCCCCGTGGTGCACCGCGTCATAGACGCCACGACGGAGAACGGCGACGTGCTCGTCCACACGAAGGGCGACGCCAACGAGGCCGAGGACCCCTGGACGCTGAACGCCTCGAAGAGCACCGTGCACGAGCTCGCCTGGTCGTCGCTCACGGCGGGCCGCGTGGCCGACGTCGTGGCCCGCGCGGGCGGGTCGCTGCTGCTCTCCGTCGTGGTCGGTCTCGTCGCGCTGCGCGTGCTGGTGCTGATGTGGCGCCCCCGCGGCCGCGGCAGGCACCGCGAGCCCCGCGGCGTGCGCTGGCTGCGGGACGCCGCCGCCGTCTGA
- a CDS encoding EAL domain-containing protein, translated as MSNDDAAHRLAAIVTAAQDAIFEVGKDGLVTLWNPAAERLFGWSATEAVGMPVARLVPPDRMAESTVSRDAARTGQAPAPYETVRQAKDGTLVPVSIVVSPVRSATGEPESAAVVLRDLRPLAESRAELAASEARFRALVERAGDMFVICTPDAVIGYVSPRLATPGGRDPGELVGMSAFALVHDDDKPFMRAAFAAFAAAPGAHEPVLVRGVDAVGGIRWYHLIATNLVDLPAVGGIVIVVQDVTEQQALRDELALYARHDRLTGFPTRAALPDELARLRERHPGRTAVVVVEVDGVRAVQREAGHVAADAARRALAERLCGAVADGDVVARLGGETFAVVRGGVEDDAAARRLGADVVGAAGEPVAVHGRVWALTATAGVAVSAGADADSLVRDADLARYEAMTRGTGRAELFAPALQKAVSDRMTLTSTLRKGLSEDALRLEFQPAVRLDDGVAVGAEALVRWRAPDGALLAPETFLPAAVASGLMPAVSEWVLRAACAAAAAWRADPLPYVAVNLSARELVGDSIVAAVKYALDAAGLAPERLVLEVNEAAVVREGGLTGVLEALTALGVRVAFDGAGVGSIVYLKRLPVSMLKIGPEFIAGLGEDDDDAIVASLLNLSDAIGIDVVAVGVETGEQRALLAQLGCRVAQGYLLGRPAAEPQWTTVPAGKPAGTRRAFRHAPALDPVVVARIRSLMREGASLYTIAAALNGERLAHPEERRWHPRAVARAIATAPELAGPRERWTVL; from the coding sequence ATGTCGAACGACGACGCCGCACACCGCCTCGCCGCGATAGTCACCGCGGCGCAGGACGCGATCTTCGAGGTCGGCAAGGACGGCCTCGTCACGTTGTGGAACCCCGCCGCCGAACGGCTGTTCGGCTGGTCCGCGACGGAGGCCGTCGGCATGCCCGTCGCGCGCCTCGTCCCGCCTGACCGCATGGCCGAGTCGACGGTGAGCAGGGACGCCGCCCGCACCGGGCAGGCGCCGGCGCCGTACGAGACGGTGCGGCAGGCGAAGGACGGCACGCTCGTACCCGTCTCGATCGTCGTCTCGCCCGTGCGCTCGGCGACGGGGGAGCCGGAGTCCGCGGCGGTCGTCCTCCGCGACCTCAGGCCGCTGGCCGAGAGCCGTGCCGAGCTGGCCGCGAGCGAGGCCCGGTTCCGGGCGCTGGTCGAGCGGGCAGGGGACATGTTCGTCATCTGCACTCCCGACGCGGTCATCGGCTACGTCAGCCCGCGGCTGGCCACGCCCGGCGGCAGGGACCCCGGCGAGCTGGTCGGGATGAGCGCGTTCGCGCTGGTGCACGACGACGACAAGCCGTTCATGCGCGCGGCGTTCGCGGCGTTCGCCGCCGCGCCGGGCGCGCACGAGCCGGTGCTCGTCCGCGGCGTCGACGCGGTCGGCGGCATCCGCTGGTACCACCTGATCGCGACCAACCTCGTCGACCTGCCGGCGGTCGGCGGCATCGTCATCGTGGTGCAGGACGTCACCGAGCAGCAGGCGCTGCGCGACGAGCTGGCGCTGTACGCGCGGCACGACCGCCTCACCGGCTTCCCGACCCGCGCCGCGCTGCCCGACGAGCTGGCGCGGCTGCGCGAGCGGCACCCAGGCCGTACGGCGGTCGTCGTCGTCGAGGTCGACGGCGTCCGCGCGGTGCAGCGCGAGGCGGGGCACGTCGCCGCCGACGCCGCCCGCCGCGCCCTGGCCGAACGCCTCTGCGGTGCCGTCGCCGACGGAGACGTCGTCGCGCGGCTCGGCGGGGAGACGTTCGCCGTCGTCCGCGGCGGCGTCGAGGACGACGCGGCCGCGCGCAGGCTCGGCGCCGACGTCGTGGGCGCGGCAGGCGAGCCGGTCGCCGTGCACGGCAGGGTCTGGGCGCTCACCGCGACCGCCGGCGTCGCGGTGTCGGCCGGCGCCGACGCCGACTCGCTGGTGCGCGACGCCGACCTCGCGCGGTACGAGGCCATGACGCGCGGCACCGGCCGCGCCGAGCTGTTCGCGCCCGCGCTGCAGAAGGCCGTCAGCGACCGGATGACGCTGACCAGCACGCTGCGCAAGGGCCTGTCCGAGGACGCGCTGCGGCTGGAGTTCCAGCCCGCCGTACGTCTCGACGACGGCGTCGCGGTCGGCGCGGAGGCGCTGGTGCGCTGGCGCGCGCCGGACGGCGCGCTGCTGGCGCCGGAGACGTTCCTCCCCGCGGCAGTCGCCAGCGGCCTGATGCCGGCGGTCAGCGAGTGGGTGCTGCGTGCGGCCTGCGCGGCCGCGGCGGCGTGGCGGGCGGACCCGCTGCCGTACGTCGCCGTCAACCTCTCCGCGCGCGAGCTGGTGGGCGACTCGATCGTCGCGGCCGTGAAGTACGCGCTCGACGCCGCCGGCCTGGCCCCCGAGCGGCTCGTGCTGGAGGTCAACGAGGCCGCGGTCGTCCGCGAGGGCGGGCTGACGGGGGTCCTCGAGGCGCTGACCGCGCTCGGCGTGCGGGTGGCGTTCGACGGCGCGGGCGTCGGGTCGATCGTCTACCTGAAGCGCCTGCCCGTGTCGATGCTCAAGATCGGGCCTGAGTTCATCGCGGGGCTCGGCGAGGACGACGACGACGCGATCGTCGCGAGCCTGCTCAACCTCTCCGACGCCATCGGCATCGACGTCGTCGCCGTCGGCGTCGAGACGGGTGAGCAGCGGGCGCTGCTCGCGCAGCTCGGCTGCCGTGTCGCGCAGGGGTACCTCCTCGGCAGGCCCGCCGCCGAGCCGCAGTGGACGACCGTGCCCGCGGGGAAGCCGGCGGGCACGCGGCGGGCGTTCCGGCACGCGCCCGCGCTCGACCCCGTCGTCGTCGCGCGGATCCGCTCGCTCATGCGCGAGGGCGCGTCGCTCTACACGATCGCGGCGGCGTTGAACGGCGAGCGGCTCGCCCACCCGGAGGAGCGGCGCTGGCACCCGCGCGCGGTCGCGCGCGCCATCGCGACGGCGCCCGAGCTGGCCGGCCCGCGCGAGCGGTGGACGGTGTTGTGA
- a CDS encoding heat-shock protein HtpX, with product MAAALLEERADGAVDVRSAGSAPAESLNPAVVEVMRERGIDLTARRPRLLEVADVEEADVVVTMGCGDACPVFPGKRYLDWPLDDPAGQGPDAVRRIRDEIDERVTALLAELSAPGDAVTGE from the coding sequence ATGGCGGCGGCGCTGCTGGAGGAGCGCGCGGACGGCGCCGTGGACGTGCGCTCCGCGGGCAGCGCGCCGGCGGAGTCGTTGAATCCGGCGGTGGTCGAGGTCATGCGCGAGCGTGGCATCGACCTGACCGCACGGCGTCCGCGCCTGCTGGAGGTGGCCGACGTCGAGGAAGCCGACGTCGTCGTGACGATGGGCTGCGGCGACGCCTGCCCGGTGTTCCCTGGCAAGCGGTACCTCGACTGGCCGCTGGACGACCCCGCGGGTCAGGGGCCGGACGCCGTACGCCGCATCCGCGACGAGATCGACGAGCGCGTCACGGCGCTGCTGGCCGAGCTGTCGGCCCCTGGCGACGCGGTTACTGGTGAGTAG